The Vicugna pacos chromosome 5, VicPac4, whole genome shotgun sequence genome includes the window GGCtctctgccctttcctgggcTTTCTCCAAATTCTGCAAGTGGTTCTTGAGTCCTAAACCCCTGAACCAAGAAATTAGCCCTGGGCTAAGGGGGATGATGAGGTGACCAGTCACTTAGCTTTTAACAATCACAGCTAAAATCTGCCTCCTCTGCCCTCAAACCTTTCTCCTTGCCCCTTTGGTAGATACCtttctgcccacccccacccctgagtTCCCTGCAGAATGTGAGGAATTTACATTATTAATAAGAAGTGACTCACAAGGCATTTCCACATCTCTTACTTCATCTAGTCCTCACTATAGCCTTGTCAATCAAAAGCAATAACCTTTATTGGCCTTTGCTAAGTATCCCATAATGTGCTAATATCTCTACATGACTTTCGTCTTCTAATCATCCCAACAATCAGTTGAAGTGGGTTTTATTATTAAGTCAGTTGtgcaaaagagaaaaactgatgtttagaaaaattaaatgacttgCTTCAAGTCCCCAGATAATGACAGGAGGAATTGGATTTCAAACCCAGGTCATCTGACTCTTACCAGGTGCCTCTCTTGAGAATGAGGATTAGAGAGGAGATGAATCAGAGCTGGATAAGTGACCAAGTTTGCCTAGGTCTTGACCCCCACTccgtttcattcattcattcactcactacTTCAGCTAATGCTCACTGAGCACGGGTAGTGTGCCAGGACTCAAGTCAGGCACCAGAGATGTAGCCGTAGGTCAGACAAGGAcactgccctcaaggaactttaGGTCATGGAGTCAAACAGAAAGTGTTACTGATTCCAGATTCATGTGAGTGCACAGAAAAGAAAGGGGCTGTAGGGCAAGCATTTCAGAAAACTAAATAGAAGAGCAAGTCACTGTGATGTTCTTTCCCTTTGCACTTGACTATCGGATACTGCACTCTGGCTGCAGAGTGTGGTATCAGTCAGGAGACAGGCGCTCAAGTCCCCACTCTGCTTCGTACTGAGTAACcatgggcaagttgcttaatctATCAGAGactcaattttttcatttgtaaaaaaaaattggtgatcAAAAGAAATAATGTACATGAAATGGGTCTAGCAACTGTGGACTTAGCCTAGCGATTACAGTCAAGAAAACCCCTTTGTGCCCAACTTCTTGCTGTTCTCACCCATCCTTAGGCCTTGTCAAACCCGGAACAAGGAAGCTGGGCATGAGTGTCAAGTGGTTCTGCCTCCTCTGCAGCAATGTTACCCTCAGTGAGATTGCACAATCCAGCGGTGTAGGGCGTGGCTCTGATGCCTCGCtgcctgtgttcaaatcccagctccttcgCTTATTATTTACGTGACGTGGGataagttacctaacctctcagGGCAGGTTATATTACACCTTCCTGTCATGTTGGTGAGGGCATTAAGAGAGCTGCTGCATGCAACATCCTTGGCCCAGAGCAAGTGCTCAAGAACTGTTAGTCATCACCGTTGTTATTACTTGAAGCCCATGCTGAGGTGGGCGAGGGCTGTGGAAGGAGTGACAgggccctgccctcaggaagaGTGTAGTCCGAGGGAATGTTGGACAACACTCCTCAAAACACTATATGGGAATTGACAATAGGAAGAAACCTTCAGGCCATAGCTGGCAGCAGCTACACAGTCCAGGGAATAAAACACAGGTACCTTGGTCTTGTCACTGACAAGTCTTTGACTTTgatcctctctgagcttcagtttccccaactaTGAAATTAGCCCTTTGGACTGAATACTGTTCTGTCCATTATGGTAAACATGAGCTGCAtatgactatttaaatttaaattacaatcatccctctgtatccacagttTCCACATttgtggatacagagggccaactctACCATGCCATCTTATGCAAGGCACTTGAGtgtgcagattttggtatctgctgtggggaagggagaggtcTTGGAACCAATTCTCTGTGAATACTGAGAGATGACTGTAACTAAAATCAAAAATTTAAGTTCACTTCCTCAGTCACACAGCTATATTTCAAATCCTCGGTAGTTTTGTGTACTTAgaggctaccatattggacaatgCAGAATAGAATATCTCCATCATtgtagaaagttctattggacagtatTGGACTACGATGATCTTAATGATTCCCCTTGTAGCTTCAACATTCCCTCAGGGTGGGGGTGATTGACCCTGGAAATGACAGACACTGGATGAGGCAAGTTTGggatctggaggctgggagtggaCACCATCTGAAAGGCCAAACCCTGGAGAAGGGTGGGGTGGAGAACCGGCTGTAGGTGTGCTGGATACTTCTGCTGAGAGTTTCTCACTTTAACCTTCCCCTTCTCCACACCCTAGGCAAACTGCGGCATGTGCTGAGCATGGATGGCTTCCTGAGCTACCTCTGTTCGAAGGATGGAGACATCTTCAATCCGATCTGCCTCCCTATCTACCAGGATATGACTCAACCCCTGAACCACTACTACATCAACTCATCCCACAATACCTACCTAGTGGGAGACCAGTTTTGTGGCCAGAGCAGCGTGGAGGGATATATACGGTGCAGTGGCGAGGAGGGGTGAAGGGGTCCAGCTCATGAGAAGGGCACATCTGTGGGAAGTTGAGGGGTGCTGTCAGTAGATAACAGAGATTGAAAAGTTGCTGGGGGCGATTTGGGGCTGAGGGTCCCTGGATACCTGAGAGACTTGGAGGAGATATTGAAGACTAGTAGGAGAGTGGTATTGAAACCCTGTGGCTAAATGCAGCTTCTCTCTTTCACAGGCAATGCAATTCTCTTGGAACTAAGAGGTCCTGACAGATTTattttgaataaacaaataaattaaatgttaaatgGAAGGCAGTATAGCAGAAGAGTTAAAAACATaggttctggagtcagactaTTTGAGGTCAAATACTAGCTCCCTCACTTTGTACTCTGGACCTAAGTATTTACCCTctatatgcctcagtttccccatctgagaAATAGGGAGGCTTATAATGCCTATTCTGTCCAGGTTattgtgtggattaaatgagataatccatgtaTCAATAGCAAATAAATGGTATCTGCTTTTATTGTGATTAATCATTGATTAGATAAAGGTGTCTGTGTAGTGCCAGCGGCTGATACAAAGATGAGTGGAACATGTAGTTTCTTCCCTAGGAAGTCTagtacagaaaacaaaatgtaaatttaCCAAGAATTTGAGTAACTCATGTGTCGTATAGTGACATACAACCAGAACACCAGAAGGCAGTAAGTGACGGCTTGCTAAGGAAAGATTGTGagttgggtggggtggggtggagccaAGATCAGTGTGAGCTGTAGCAATGTCCCAGTAGACAGAGAAGAGTCCATGGAGTTGTAGCTTGAAGGAATCTTAATGGGTAAGTGCCACTGAGCACTGTTCTCTCCAAAGTGGGGGGAGATTCCCTAGGTGGAAGATCAGATCTTAATCCCTGGGGGGTGGGGTTCTTGCAGGGCCCTGAAGCGGGGATGCCGCTGCGTGGAGGTGGATATATGGGATGGACCTAGCGGGGAACCTATTGTTTACCATGGACACACCCTGACCTCTCGCATCCCATTCAAAGATGTTGTGACTGCTATAGCACAGTATGCCTTCCAGGTAGGAGCCTCAGGATGGAAATACTGGTGAGGCAAGAGGATGTGAAGGTAGAGGGTCTCGGTCTGAGGTGggtggagggaagcagggaaggtTAGGGAAAAGGCATTTATGTAAAAGATTTTAACTTGAAGCATCAGGCAAATTATTAAGGGATTGTTATGAATAAGTGTTGGATGTGTTACTAGTAATTGTTAGTCATAGAGGTAATTGCTAGAGattaataatttttacttctaacaACTCTTATCACCCATCTGGGAGAGGgtggatgaggaaacagacaaagtGGTGGGTAGAGCTGGGAGACAATAGGAATCTGGAAATGAAAGCCTGAAGGTGTAACATGAACACGTAACTGGGGGAATAGCCTGACTTTCCCATCCTGAGCCTGAAAACTCAAAAGGTCCTGGAAggacctgggccagacctggTGCAGATCTGAGACTTGGGAGCCCAATAGTGACTTCTAGATGTGGGGTAGGCCCCAGACCCAGGAAGACCCCCATGAGGCATGACATGGGGTTGGAAGACCTTGGCAATCAGGCACAGTTGAGTGAGTATTTGAGGGGCCTGGAGAAGGAAGGTTACAGGCTTCAGAACTCTGACCCTGGCATGCCTCTGCTCCCCATCAGACATCAGACTATCCAGTCATCTTGTCCCTGGAGAACCACTGCAGCTGGGAACAGCAGGAGGTCATAGCACACCATCTGACCGAGATCCTGGGGGAGCAGCTGCTGAGCACCACCTTGGATGGGCAGCTTCCCACTCAGCTGCCCTCCCCTGAGGTAGGGACCCTGCTCCCACAGCCCAGGCTCCACTATGGCTTCCCTGTTGCCCCACTTAGGCTCCTTCCTCCATGCCCATCTTGTTCCCTTCTTCTCACCCTCAGGTGGACCATCTTGCTCTTTAATATCCTTGGAGACAACTTTAATTTAAGAAATCTAATTCAAcataaaattctttatatatttctctaaattttaaatcatttatttactttatatttctttttcaatggaaaatttaattattttcctgatAGTTCATAATTGTTGTAGGCTATACAAACAATATAGAGAAAGGGAAATGTCCCCACCATAATCTCAACCTCTCCCACAACAGCTgccaatagatttttttaaatgcttatgtaaacttgtatgtgtatatatattcacattttaaaaaacatgaatggGATCATCCTTTATATCCCTTTTATATCTCACATATAtatcatgaatgtcttttcaagtatcatttttttcctttttagcaaCTCTATGGTattccatttttttattgatcaTAATTTATTCAACCTATAGATGGTAAAAATGAGTAAATGATAACCATTTAggttgtttataatttttcacaCATGCAGCTTTGCCCATGTACTCTTTCTTTCAAATGGATTCCTAGAAGCAAAATTGCTGGGTTGAAAAGTTTGCATACTGATATTTTTGGCTGTTATTGTCAAGTTGCCCTCTGGAAAAaataccaaactgcattccaaccAACAGTAGTAAGAGAGCGACTACAAATAACTCTAGTAGTGAGATGATTCAATGGCAAACATGAAAAaaagtcaagtttttttttttaaaaaaaggtctatgttttcttcttttgaattgATATCATTTACCCAATTTTATTAGGGTTTATCATTTTTGTTGATATGTAACAATTTTTTATGTTAAAGATATTAATGCTTTGGGAAATATTTCTTGCTGTCTATTTTTCTTTCGTCTTTATAGCAACTTCTGCCTTTTAGaggtttttaagttttatgtaGTCAAATCTGCCaactatttttatgtcttttaagttttcaTCTCATGATTTTAAAGGTTTTCCCACTTTAAGATTATTCAAAAGGATTCTCTACTTTCTTCTAATACTCTTATGTTCtttatatttacatgtaaatcttTAATCTATGAGGATTTTtattaaattctattaaattttattatatttattaaaactttattaaatgtattaaattttgtcaaatgtaagGTGTAGGGGGttccaatttatttttctctttatggtTAGAGATGTTGCAAGTTTGCTTAACAATAGGAAATCCCTGTTGTATGTATCAAGCAGCTTTCCTGTGGGAATTTCTGACCACTCACTCATTTCCTTTGCCTTTGAGGTGGCCCTGTGAGAGCAGTGGGAACTGCCTGATCCCCAGGTGGGTTCTGGAGCAAACAGGTAGACAGGTCCCTTGTTTTTGTCCCCTAGGAGCTTCGGGGGAAGATTCTGGTAAAGGGGAAGAAGTTAAAAACACTTGAGGAGGActttgaggaagaggaagaagagccaGAATCTGAACTGGAAGGGGAGCAGGAGGctgagctggagctggaggccCAGTTTGAGTCTGAGCCCCACGAGTTGAGCCCTCGCAGTAAGGACAAAAATGACAAGGTAAGCCAGGAGAGTGGTCTTTCTGCTCTGGCATTTGAATAGTCTGCACCACAAGCTGAGAGCTCATGTGTGAAGAGACTAGAGTCATGCAGGGTGAAGGGCCAAGGAGCAAAATGCTCCTTGCCTCCAGTGAAagaggcatttaaaaatatataacatagcgtctgtctgtctgtctgtctgtctatctatctatctatctatctatctatctatctatctatccatagTCATATTTAGATATATTGCAGTGGCTTTCCAACTTCTGTGGGCTGTGAAATCTTTCCTTAATGAAATCTTCTGTGGAAGATCAGTGTACAAAATTGATAAATGCAGAGCCATCCTAGTTGAAGCACCTATCTGGCTCTCTCCTGGATCCCCCAGGTGACTTCTGAGGTTTCTTTGTACTACTTCCCAGTCTCCTTAAAGGccaatttgaaaaccactgatgtgtatgtgtgtgcgtatgtgcacTTATTATTATAAGGCATTATTATACTGGGTAAGTAGGGCTTAGTAGAGTGACTGCTGTGACTTCAACTAAAGTGGGCTTAGTTAGACAGAGAAAGCTTCTTGGAAAAGGTGAGTCTGAGGAGGAGCCAGAAACAGCCAAAGAGGAGTAGCAGGAAGAGTTGAGCCAGGGGTGCCATTGGTGGGACCACCAAGATCCTGCTTTGAAGtctgcatttctctctcttgtgcACTTGCTTGGCTCAGCTGACTGACTCCTAGCTTATCCTGTTCTTTCTGGAGCTGTGTTGCCTAACCTGCTGCCATGCCCAGGGATGGAAATGGGAATTCAGGAGAAAAATCTAAAGATATTACTCTGGGACTCTCACATCCTTCTAGGTGTGACTTCCATGGCCATTTGCACACCTTGACATATCTGTCTGGGCTCATGTTCATTTTGACAAAAAAgtattgttaatttgttttaaaagatgaGAGTTAGGGAGGATGACATCTCtgtttaataacaacaacaacaacaacaataataataattaaaaacctGCTTCCAAGAAAGTAACATAGAGCAGACCCTTCAAGCCCAGAGGCTGAAATCGATCCCATCAGTATATGCAGACTGCCTTTACTCCCATTCCCATCCTCAGGTTGTGATGTGCCCGCTGTTGTGTTCGCCTATGTGTTGTCAGATTGTGGCTCAGGCTCCTATTTCCAAGCCTGGGTTCCTTCTCTCTCCCAAGCAGGTGAGGCAGGAGGGAAATTACAGTGGGGAGGCAGCGGGCAGAGGCTTAAGTTGGGTGGGGAAGTTCAGGTCTTGGCCATTGGCTTCTTCCCTCTCAGATTACTGAGGGTTCAATTCCATTCTCCTCTCTACTTTCTCCTTTTCCAGAAATCCAAGCCCATCTTGTGTCCATCCCTCTCTTCCCTGGTTGTCTACTTGAAGGCTGTCTCATTCTACAGCTTTGCTCATTCAAGGGAGCACTACCGCTTCTATGAAATGTCATCTTTCTCTGAAGCCAAGGCCAAGAGCCTCATCAAGGAGGCTGGTCAGGACCAAAAGGGAGGGATAGGGAAGGAAATGGGATGGGTAGGGTCAGGTCTGATGGGCAGGCAGATGAGTCTCAAGACAGAGAACGAGGGAGCTATGGAGAGATTGGGGAGCCAAGAAACTCCTCAGAGCAGACATGGAGACAGGAGTATAAATAGTGGGCTCAAGGCTCTAGAGGAAAGAAAGCTGGGGGAGATGATCTGGCTAGAACAGAGAGGGAAGCATAGCAAAGCTTCTTAGAGCCAGCCTTAGGAGATGCTAGAGAGAgtgaagtgggtgggaagggtccTTGGGACCAGGGAAATGGGAGGATCTATTCCACCACTTCCATCTCCCTACCCACATCCTCTTTACAGGCAATGAGTTTGTGCAGCACAACACCTGGCAGCTAAGCCGCGTGTATCCCAGTGGCCTGAGGACAGATTCATCCAACTATAACCCCCAGGAATTCTGGAATGCAGGCTGCCAGATGGGTGAGAGGGCAGTAGGAACAGGGAAGAGGGAGTTGGAAGAACAACGGGTGGGAAGTAAGACCCTGAGCGGCAGTAGGGCCAGTGAGTGCTCCAAGACTGCTAGGCTGACAAAGATGCTCTTTATGGTGTTCCCAGCAGCCCTTTTATACCCAATATGTCTGTCTCACTGCCTGAAAGAAGGGCTGGATAGCTCCAAGGTGaatcttttcccttttctcttgggGCCTTCAGTGGCTATGAATATGCAGACTGCGGGGCTTGAGATGGACCTTTGTGATGGGCTCTTCCGCCAGAATGCGGGCTGTGGCTATGTGCTGAAGCCAGACTTCCTGCGTGATGCCCAGAGCTCCTTCCACCCTGAGAGGCCCATCAGCCCTTTCAAAGCCCAGGTCCTCCTAATCAAGGTATAATGGAAATGAAACTGTTGGGAAGAAACCGAGATAATGGATAGGAGctggggagggtgaggggagagggagaggtggtGGCTATGCCTGACAGGAGTGTAGTAGGTGAAAACTTTCTCGGGAGAGGCAGCATGGACTCTGGACCCTGTTGCCTGGGTTTAACCCCATTTACTAGTTGTGTAAAGTTGGGCAAACTCCTTAACCTTAGTCTCCTCACCTGCAAGACTCGGGTAATAATACTGCgtacctcacagggctgttgtgattCGTTAACACAAAGTGCTTACAACAGTGCAAGTACTATGGAAGGGTTGCTGTCATTAACACACCTACTTTCAAACCTTGTTAAATTCCTACTTGGATGCATTTTAAATTGCAGATAAGGtactcaaagaaaataaattattcatgGATAATTAGCTTTGCAAACCCAAAAGCTATAGTGCAAGGTCCTgtgtctccctctcccctcagccttcctcctccccctcaggGTGTGAGAGCTGGAGGGGGGCTGGGCTGAGCAGAAACTAGTGAGGTTCCAGAGCCCTGGTTGCAGGTTATCAGTGGTCAGCAACTCCCCAAAGTGGACAAGAACAAAGAGGGGTCCATTGTGGATCCACTGGTGAGAGTGGAGATCTTTGGCGTTCGCCCAGACACAGCCCGGCAAGAGACCAGCTACGTGGAGAACAATGGTGAGACTGGGcagtgctggggggagggagaagcACAACTTGTTTTCCTACCATCCAGCCCCCCATTAAGTACAGTCCATCACAACCTCCTGCCACCTCCATGGGACGCAGTGTGAAACAGCAGAAAGAACAAGGACTTGGACATCTCGGGTCTGAATCCTGGCCCCTCACTTACAAGCTCCAGTGACTTAGGCAAATTACTTACCCACTcggagtctcaatttcctcacctgtaaaatgctaTGAAAATTAAGTGAGAGAACACAAGGAACGCAACTGGGCATGGGCCTAAAGATAATAGCCAACAATGTCTGCTCCTTCATTCCCTCCCTCATTCCCCCTCCTCCGCTCAGGTTTTAACCCATACTGGGGGCAGACCCTATGCTTCCGGATCCTGGTACCTGAACTGGCCCTGCTGCGTTTTGTGGTAAAAGACTATGACTGGAAGTCCCGAAATGACTTCATTGGTCAGTACACCCTGCCCTGGAACTGCATGCAACAAGGTGAGCCCGTTCCTCCACCCCTGGCCCACACCCCAGCTCTGGCTGCCTCTCTAATGCTGCCCTCCCCCCTCCTTCCAGGTTACCGCCACATACACCTGCTCTCCAAGGATGGCATCAGCCTCCACCCAGCCTCCATCTTCGTGCACATCTGCACCCAGGAAGAGCTAGAGGGGGCTGACTCTTAAGGAGGGCCCTTCATAGGATGGATGGGTGCGTTGGCTTTAGATGGTAAGAAAAACCTGGAAGGATGCTCCAGAAAGCAAACAGAAGTGATGAAAACCAAGCTTTGGGCATTCCTAGGCACAAAACTACATCTTCCCCGCTATGCAAATCTAGGACCTGATTTTTCaccctttttctcttccctttcttcgTTTTCACAAGCCTTTGGTATCATTACTGTCTTTCCCTCTACATACCCTATACTGgagttccttccttcctcttgctGTAGGCTCAGTATCATACCCAGATCTAGGACTACTCATTCCCACCAACTCTGGCTCAAAGGCAGATTGCAACTAGAAACCCAGAGAGGGGCTTGGGGCAGAGAAACCCAAAGAGGCACTATCTCCTCCACCCCTAACTTCCTCAAAGTCCAGAGCCAAGGGAAGGACAGATCAAGCCTCAAGTCTCCCCAAGCAAAGGCTGGGGAAGGAGACCTGAACGCAGGACTATACTGTGACTCAAGAGAACACTGCAGACCCCTCAGAGTCCCCACTGGACTGCTTCTCCTTAGCCCCACTGGTATAAATAGAGCTTCTCTCCCAATTTGGCTTGAGTATGGTCTCTCATTGTTGGGCAAGAAGGGGAGGTAGGAGGGTTGGGGGACATTTGGGTAGATAGGTGGGGTAGGGAAAAGGTGGAAAGACAGGGTTTCCAGGGGCACTCCTGCATGCACTACTCAGGAAGAGTAAGGAGTATGGCTTCTAAGGGCCAAGGCAAAGGGAGGAGAGAGTCATAAGATCCCAGTCCTCCTGAAGAGTTTGCCTGGAATAATCCTGGTTTGTGTCTGGTGTCTCAGCATAATTATTAATAGTACCCTCTTCAATTTTCCGAGTGCGTCCCAGTTTGGATGATTAATTATCCAGTCATTGTGAAGTCCTGACAGAATTCTGGGTTAGAGATTTACCTCCCCAACTGTCTGTATTTCACCCTGTCCTTGTGCTTTAACTATAGTGCTGCTGCTGAGCCAGTCTGAGGATGGATGTTGAATCAAAGCtgcttccaggaggaggaggcTTAGTGGGTGGCAATCCTCCCTCTACAGGTAGACAAAAGGGCTTGGCAATAGGGAGCAGGACAAGGGCTGAGAGAGGCTcaaggagagaggaggcagaCCTGGGCCTGTTTCAGAATCAGTCCCTCAGTGAAGATGGAAGGAGACAAAGGAGAGACAGAGGTCTAAGAGAGCACAGGGCAGACTGAAATGACAGCTTGGCAATGTTAAGTCAGGGACTTGGACGAATCTGTACAAGCTACCGTCATTTTACCATGCTTTACAGAGCAGTGGGCACAACAGCACATGCAGTTAGATACAACTGTTTTGAGAACGCTGAAAGAAAACAGGACTTGACAtagtaagaaggaaagaaaagaagaaatgggtAAAAGCAAGCTCTTACAGCTAGGGACTTCGGTGGAATGACGGTGGAGAAATTAGGAACTCACAGGTTAAAAACACAGTGCGCCTCAACAAGAAATCAACATGTGGTCCATGTCTTTTATGTCAACTTCCAAGTACTACATCCAGAGTCCCAGGAGGGTTCCAGCCTCTGACACCCTGACGCCAGCCCTtccttctgctctgagctcctcaGGCTAGCTCTGGTTCCAGTCTGCACATCTTGGCTCACACCCTCTTCTTGTCTGGGAAGTTTGGGGAATGGTGGGGGGGCGGTGGGCAGGGAAGGCACTCTCAGCCCTCAGGTCCAGTTTGGggagcagcaggagcaggagggcTGGGGTCCTCCAACTGCACATCATGCAGGTGCactgtgggggtggtggggtcTTTGCCCACGCCTTGGTTTGGGTCAGCCTGGTCAGGGTGGTGCCTGCGCACGTGCTTGACCACCTGGAATTTCTGCTTGGCCTTGTAGCTGCAGAGGCGGCAGAAGAAGGGGTGGCGGTCGGTGTGTGTGAGGGCGTGATGGCGGAGGCCCGCGGCCCAGCGGAAAGCGCGGTGGCACACGTTGCACACGTAGGGCTTGGCCTCGCTGTGCTTGCGGAGGTGGGTGCGCAGTAGGAAGCGCGTCTTGAAGGCCTTGCCGCACTGTTCACACATGAAGGCCCGAGCTTCCCGGTGGCGCGTCTCCTGGTGCACTCGCAGTGCGTCAGCCCGGTTGGTACAGTACTCACACTCAGGGCACTGGTATGGCTTCAGTCCTGTAGGACAGGGCAAGGACAGGGGACAAATCACCACTGAAGGAGGTGGAACAAGGATCTGTGGATCAGAAGAGTCACTGTGATCCTGGGACATAAAGAATACAAGCAGCAAAGTGAATGATGACTATGTCTTTGGAATGTTCCAGTCCTGTCTGACACTGGTGTGTCCTTCTCCCAACACAGCCCCTTTAGTATACAGTGAGTGCTCAATGGATGCTGGTAACTAACTGGACCCCTAAGTAGCCACCTGATGGTGATAAATACTCAAATATGATGAGGTTTCTACAAGGGGAATTCTGACCCCCTTTTGGTCATGGAGTACTCATGGAAATGGGAATCTATTTAAATACAACTCTTTGTTCAACTCAAGAAGTACAAAAAGATGCTTAAGAGGGAACGGGTAAAGGTGAAAGAAGTAGTATTCATAGATACAGAAGGCCTTGAAATACATCTGGTTAATTCCTTTACATGCGGGACCATATGC containing:
- the PLCD4 gene encoding 1-phosphatidylinositol 4,5-bisphosphate phosphodiesterase delta-4 isoform X1, whose translation is MASLLQGRLPINQDLLLMQKGTMMRKVRSKSWKKLRYFRLQDDGMTVWHARQAGGRAKPSFSISDVDTVREGHESELLRNLAEELPLEQGFTIVFHGRRSNLDLVANSVEEAQVWMQGLRLLVDFVTSMDQQERLDQWLSDWFQRGDKNQDGRMSFREVQRLLHLMNVEMDQEHAFQLFQTADASQSGTLEGEEFVNFYKSLTQRAEVQELFENFSSDGQKLTLLEFVDFLQEWQKEGEHASDLALELIDRHEPSDSGKLRHVLSMDGFLSYLCSKDGDIFNPICLPIYQDMTQPLNHYYINSSHNTYLVGDQFCGQSSVEGYIRALKRGCRCVEVDIWDGPSGEPIVYHGHTLTSRIPFKDVVTAIAQYAFQTSDYPVILSLENHCSWEQQEVIAHHLTEILGEQLLSTTLDGQLPTQLPSPEELRGKILVKGKKLKTLEEDFEEEEEEPESELEGEQEAELELEAQFESEPHELSPRSKDKNDKVVMCPLLCSPMCCQIVAQAPISKPGFLLSPKQKSKPILCPSLSSLVVYLKAVSFYSFAHSREHYRFYEMSSFSEAKAKSLIKEAGNEFVQHNTWQLSRVYPSGLRTDSSNYNPQEFWNAGCQMVAMNMQTAGLEMDLCDGLFRQNAGCGYVLKPDFLRDAQSSFHPERPISPFKAQVLLIKVISGQQLPKVDKNKEGSIVDPLVRVEIFGVRPDTARQETSYVENNGFNPYWGQTLCFRILVPELALLRFVVKDYDWKSRNDFIGQYTLPWNCMQQGYRHIHLLSKDGISLHPASIFVHICTQEELEGADS
- the PLCD4 gene encoding 1-phosphatidylinositol 4,5-bisphosphate phosphodiesterase delta-4 isoform X2, yielding MASLLQGRLPINQDLLLMQKGTMMRKVRSKSWKKLRYFRLQDDGMTVWHARQAGGRAKPSFSISDVDTVREGHESELLRNLAEELPLEQGFTIVFHGRRSNLDLVANSVEEAQVWMQGLRLLVDFVTSMDQQERLDQWLSDWFQRGDKNQDGRMSFREVQRLLHLMNVEMDQEHAFQLFQTADASQSGTLEGEEFVNFYKSLTQRAEVQELFENFSSDGQKLTLLEFVDFLQEWQKEGEHASDLALELIDRHEPSDSGKLRHVLSMDGFLSYLCSKDGDIFNPICLPIYQDMTQPLNHYYINSSHNTYLVGDQFCGQSSVEGYIRALKRGCRCVEVDIWDGPSGEPIVYHGHTLTSRIPFKDVVTAIAQYAFQTSDYPVILSLENHCSWEQQEVIAHHLTEILGEQLLSTTLDGQLPTQLPSPEELRGKILVKGKKLKTLEEDFEEEEEEPESELEGEQEAELELEAQFESEPHELSPRSKDKNDKKSKPILCPSLSSLVVYLKAVSFYSFAHSREHYRFYEMSSFSEAKAKSLIKEAGNEFVQHNTWQLSRVYPSGLRTDSSNYNPQEFWNAGCQMVAMNMQTAGLEMDLCDGLFRQNAGCGYVLKPDFLRDAQSSFHPERPISPFKAQVLLIKVISGQQLPKVDKNKEGSIVDPLVRVEIFGVRPDTARQETSYVENNGFNPYWGQTLCFRILVPELALLRFVVKDYDWKSRNDFIGQYTLPWNCMQQGYRHIHLLSKDGISLHPASIFVHICTQEELEGADS